The following proteins are encoded in a genomic region of Catellatospora sp. TT07R-123:
- a CDS encoding carbohydrate ABC transporter permease yields the protein MTVLASERLRRRIGDNLQAYAFLAAGLVCFGLFSWYPLVKGIILSFQQDNFVSPPYWVGLDNYRALFADPLFGTAWLNTLEFTALALLFGYAVPFVVALVINEFRHAKGFFRVAVYLPVMLPPIVSVLLWKYFYDPGTGLFNAVLSALHLPTSEWTQSPKMAMVSLVLVSTWANMGGATIMYLAGLAGIPSELYEAAELDGASVWQRVRHVTIPQMRFIMLVLLLLQIVATMQVFIEPFQLTGTTNPDTITVMVLIYRYAFTVNNDFGLAAAMSVLLFIVLGAFSAVYLRLTRKPD from the coding sequence ATGACGGTTCTGGCATCCGAGCGGCTGCGGCGGCGGATCGGCGACAACCTGCAGGCGTACGCGTTCCTGGCGGCCGGTCTGGTCTGCTTCGGCCTGTTCTCCTGGTATCCGCTGGTCAAGGGCATCATCCTCAGCTTCCAGCAGGACAACTTCGTCAGCCCGCCCTACTGGGTCGGGCTGGACAACTACAGGGCGCTGTTCGCCGACCCGCTGTTCGGCACCGCCTGGCTCAACACGCTGGAGTTCACGGCCCTGGCGCTGCTGTTCGGGTACGCGGTGCCGTTCGTGGTGGCGCTGGTCATCAACGAGTTCCGGCACGCCAAGGGCTTCTTCCGGGTCGCCGTGTACCTGCCGGTGATGCTGCCGCCGATCGTCAGCGTGCTGCTGTGGAAGTACTTCTACGACCCCGGCACGGGCCTGTTCAACGCCGTGCTGAGCGCGCTGCACCTGCCGACCTCGGAGTGGACCCAGTCGCCGAAGATGGCGATGGTCTCGCTGGTGCTGGTCTCGACCTGGGCCAACATGGGCGGCGCGACGATCATGTACCTGGCCGGGCTGGCCGGCATCCCGAGCGAGCTCTACGAGGCCGCCGAGCTCGACGGCGCGAGCGTCTGGCAGCGGGTGCGGCACGTGACCATCCCGCAGATGCGCTTCATCATGCTGGTCCTGCTGCTGCTCCAGATCGTGGCCACCATGCAGGTGTTCATCGAGCCGTTCCAGCTGACCGGCACCACGAACCCGGACACCATCACGGTGATGGTGCTGATCTACCGGTACGCCTTCACCGTCAACAACGACTTCGGCCTGGCCGCCGCGATGAGCGTGCTGCTGTTCATCGTGCTCGGCGCGTTTTCGGCCGTGTACCTGCGCCTGACCCGCAAGCCCGACTGA
- a CDS encoding ABC transporter substrate-binding protein codes for MLGKSVALALVASTALLGAACSGEDKPAESNGPVTITVNGKPPATDAVNLANFEADVKAFEAKYPNIKIDAKEGFMDPQTFATKLAGGQLEDVFYVYFTDPQALIAKKQVSDISAYLDTVPQVKDIQEQLMKVFTGPDGKVYGLPSANYSLGLVYNRTLFTKAGLDPANPPKTWEEVRSAAQKLKALGDGVVGYGDYSKSNTGGWHFTAEMYSVGGDIAVKDGDKWKAAFNNEKGKQVLQQLHDMRWTDDTMGSRQLLEWADLIQMAASGKLGMYIGSSDNLPVIVNQYKGKYEDYGLSVMPGGQGTLGGGDGYMFKAGLSPEKIKAGLTWLSFKTVNPDRIMADNEKASKAGQPVGLPQPNIWTGASAAKREEATTKFANVPSGNFAPFVAGTASIPLKLEPPLAQQVYAVLDTAMQKVLTDRNADIAKLLADAEAQVNTILAAAK; via the coding sequence ATGCTTGGCAAGTCCGTCGCGCTGGCGCTGGTCGCCAGCACGGCGCTGCTCGGCGCCGCCTGCTCCGGCGAGGACAAGCCCGCCGAGTCGAACGGCCCCGTGACGATCACGGTCAACGGCAAGCCGCCGGCGACCGACGCGGTCAACCTGGCCAACTTCGAGGCCGACGTCAAGGCGTTCGAGGCGAAGTACCCGAACATCAAGATTGACGCCAAAGAGGGGTTCATGGACCCCCAGACGTTCGCCACCAAGCTGGCCGGCGGCCAGCTGGAGGACGTCTTCTACGTCTACTTCACCGACCCGCAGGCGCTGATCGCCAAGAAGCAGGTCTCCGACATCTCGGCCTACCTGGACACCGTCCCGCAGGTGAAGGACATCCAGGAGCAGCTGATGAAGGTCTTCACCGGGCCGGACGGCAAGGTGTACGGCCTGCCCTCGGCCAACTACTCGCTGGGCCTGGTCTACAACCGCACGCTGTTCACCAAGGCCGGTCTCGACCCGGCCAACCCGCCGAAGACCTGGGAAGAGGTCCGCTCGGCCGCCCAGAAGCTGAAGGCGCTCGGTGACGGCGTGGTCGGCTACGGCGACTACAGCAAGAGCAACACCGGCGGCTGGCACTTCACCGCCGAGATGTACTCCGTCGGCGGCGACATCGCCGTCAAGGACGGCGACAAGTGGAAGGCCGCCTTCAACAACGAGAAGGGCAAGCAGGTCCTCCAGCAGTTGCACGACATGCGCTGGACCGACGACACCATGGGCAGCCGCCAGCTGCTGGAGTGGGCCGACCTGATCCAGATGGCCGCCTCGGGCAAGCTCGGCATGTACATCGGCTCGTCGGACAACCTGCCGGTCATCGTCAACCAGTACAAGGGCAAGTACGAGGACTACGGCCTGTCGGTCATGCCCGGCGGCCAGGGCACCCTGGGCGGCGGCGACGGCTACATGTTCAAGGCCGGCCTCAGCCCGGAGAAGATCAAGGCCGGTCTGACCTGGCTGTCCTTCAAGACGGTCAACCCGGACCGGATCATGGCGGACAACGAGAAGGCGTCCAAGGCGGGCCAGCCCGTCGGCCTGCCGCAGCCCAACATCTGGACCGGCGCCTCCGCCGCCAAGCGTGAGGAAGCCACCACGAAGTTCGCGAACGTGCCCTCGGGCAACTTCGCACCGTTCGTCGCCGGAACCGCGAGCATCCCGCTGAAGCTGGAGCCGCCGCTGGCGCAGCAGGTCTACGCGGTGCTGGACACGGCGATGCAGAAGGTCCTGACCGACCGCAACGCCGACATCGCGAAGCTCCTCGCTGACGCAGAGGCCCAGGTCAACACGATCCTGGCCGCAGCCAAGTGA
- a CDS encoding LacI family DNA-binding transcriptional regulator produces the protein MTSRLAAVAKFTGVSEATVSRVLHNKPGIAPATRDAVLTALDVFGFPRPERIRAERGRLVGLVLPDLQNPIFPAFAEVIAQALIKRGLVPALCTRTADGVSESHYIEMLLSHQVGGIVFVGGSYADAGPEQCRRLEERRLPIVLLNAADENLGVPRVCVDDELAVDQALTHLTALGHERIGLVLGPPGHIPSARKLAAYVRFFEQRGQARQWRRWVEHTIFSTEGGRGAATRLLAEGVTGIVCASDALALGAVRAVRKQGLSVPQDVSVIGFDDSVFMGVTDPPLTTIRQPIEPMAAAAVAALMAQIEGGVVDRGEILFDPELIVRSSTGPCPS, from the coding sequence GTGACGAGCAGACTGGCGGCGGTGGCCAAGTTCACCGGAGTCTCCGAGGCGACGGTCAGCCGCGTGCTGCACAACAAGCCGGGCATCGCCCCCGCGACCAGGGATGCCGTGCTCACGGCCCTGGACGTGTTCGGCTTCCCGCGCCCGGAGCGCATCCGCGCCGAGCGCGGCCGCCTGGTCGGCCTGGTCCTGCCCGACCTGCAGAACCCCATCTTCCCGGCGTTCGCCGAGGTCATCGCGCAGGCGCTGATCAAGCGCGGCCTGGTCCCGGCGCTGTGCACGCGTACGGCCGACGGGGTGTCGGAGTCGCACTACATCGAGATGCTGCTGTCGCACCAGGTCGGCGGCATCGTGTTCGTGGGCGGCAGCTACGCCGACGCCGGGCCCGAGCAGTGCCGCCGGCTGGAGGAGCGCAGACTGCCGATCGTGCTGCTCAACGCGGCCGACGAGAACCTGGGCGTGCCGCGCGTCTGCGTCGACGACGAACTGGCCGTCGACCAGGCGCTGACCCATCTGACGGCGCTGGGCCACGAGCGGATCGGCCTGGTGCTGGGGCCGCCCGGGCACATCCCGTCGGCCCGCAAACTGGCCGCCTACGTGCGGTTCTTCGAGCAGCGGGGGCAGGCGCGGCAGTGGCGGCGCTGGGTGGAGCACACGATCTTCTCGACCGAGGGCGGCCGCGGGGCGGCCACCCGCCTGCTGGCCGAGGGCGTGACCGGGATCGTCTGCGCCAGTGACGCGCTGGCCCTGGGGGCGGTCCGGGCCGTACGCAAGCAGGGGCTTTCGGTGCCGCAGGACGTGTCGGTGATCGGGTTCGACGACTCGGTGTTCATGGGCGTGACCGATCCGCCGCTGACCACGATCCGCCAGCCGATCGAGCCGATGGCGGCCGCCGCGGTGGCCGCGCTGATGGCGCAGATCGAAGGCGGCGTGGTGGACCGGGGCGAGATCCTGTTCGACCCGGAGCTGATTGTGCGCAGCTCAACTGGCCCCTGCCCGTCGTGA
- a CDS encoding MFS transporter, producing the protein MYSGAGDDYRPDPRRWHALSVCLIGGFMALLDVSIVNVALPSIRMGLHATDSDLQWVLSGYALAFGLLLVPAGRFGDMHGRRNAFVAAVALFTLSSAAAGLARTALMLVLARLIQGAAGGIMNPQISGLIQQLFRGAERGRAFGMLGAIVGISTAIGPLLGGLLIQAAGVAQGWRWVFYVNIPVGVAAIIMAYRFIPAFCDNRRRKESFDPVGVLLLAVGVVLVLLPLIQEQTWSWHQTWLLLAAGMAVLAGFVVWERRYARTATPMVDLKLFRRRSYALGTLLGLVYFAGFTAIFFIFTLYLQQGLGYSALQAGLATLPFALGSAVSAGAGGRVVTRIGRTLIAIGLGLVAVGLAGVELAVELVPGRADGWATALPLLIAGVGSGLVIAPNQTLTLAEVPVAGAGSASGVLQTGQRIGAAVGIAAIGAIFFEGLENSHGDFATAFRHGLLLTIAFVLAALVVALIDVRAGRRTARESAGAPAAAPTASPAAGSGAPRTEPPANFARHAEGPATD; encoded by the coding sequence ATGTACAGCGGCGCGGGTGACGACTACCGGCCCGATCCGCGCCGGTGGCACGCCCTGAGCGTGTGCCTCATCGGCGGCTTCATGGCCCTGCTCGACGTCAGCATCGTCAACGTGGCGCTGCCGTCGATCCGGATGGGACTGCATGCCACGGACAGCGATCTGCAATGGGTGCTCTCCGGGTACGCGCTGGCCTTCGGCCTGCTGCTGGTGCCCGCGGGCCGGTTCGGCGACATGCACGGGCGGCGCAACGCGTTCGTCGCGGCGGTCGCCCTGTTCACGCTGTCCAGTGCCGCGGCCGGGCTGGCCCGCACCGCGCTGATGCTGGTGCTGGCCCGGCTCATCCAGGGCGCCGCGGGCGGCATCATGAACCCGCAGATCAGCGGCCTGATCCAGCAGCTGTTCCGGGGTGCCGAACGCGGCCGGGCCTTCGGCATGCTCGGTGCGATCGTCGGCATCTCCACCGCGATCGGCCCGCTGCTGGGCGGGCTGCTCATCCAGGCGGCCGGGGTGGCGCAGGGCTGGCGCTGGGTCTTCTACGTCAACATCCCGGTCGGGGTGGCGGCGATCATCATGGCGTACCGCTTCATCCCCGCCTTCTGCGACAACCGAAGACGCAAAGAGAGCTTCGACCCGGTCGGGGTGCTGCTGCTGGCGGTCGGGGTGGTGCTGGTGCTGCTGCCGCTGATCCAGGAGCAGACCTGGTCGTGGCACCAGACGTGGCTGCTGCTCGCGGCAGGGATGGCCGTGCTGGCCGGGTTCGTGGTCTGGGAGCGGCGGTACGCGCGCACCGCGACCCCGATGGTCGACCTGAAGCTGTTCCGCCGCCGCTCGTACGCCCTGGGCACGCTGCTGGGCCTGGTCTACTTCGCCGGCTTCACCGCGATCTTCTTCATCTTCACCCTCTACCTCCAGCAGGGCCTGGGCTACTCGGCGCTACAGGCCGGCCTGGCCACGCTGCCGTTCGCGCTCGGCTCCGCGGTGTCGGCGGGTGCGGGCGGGCGGGTGGTGACCCGCATCGGTCGTACCCTCATCGCGATCGGCCTGGGCCTGGTGGCCGTCGGCCTGGCCGGGGTCGAGCTCGCCGTCGAGCTGGTGCCGGGCCGTGCCGACGGCTGGGCCACCGCGCTGCCGCTGCTCATCGCGGGTGTCGGCAGCGGCCTGGTGATCGCCCCGAACCAGACGCTGACGCTGGCCGAGGTGCCCGTCGCCGGGGCGGGCAGCGCCAGCGGCGTCCTGCAGACGGGGCAGCGCATCGGGGCTGCGGTCGGTATCGCGGCGATCGGCGCGATCTTCTTCGAGGGCCTGGAGAACTCGCACGGCGACTTCGCCACCGCGTTCCGCCACGGACTGCTGCTCACGATCGCGTTCGTGCTGGCGGCGCTCGTGGTGGCCCTGATCGACGTCCGCGCCGGGCGCCGCACCGCCCGGGAGTCGGCCGGTGCCCCGGCCGCCGCACCGACCGCGAGTCCCGCAGCCGGGTCCGGGGCTCCCCGCACCGAACCTCCCGCGAACTTCGCCCGGCACGCGGAGGGCCCGGCCACCGACTGA